The following proteins are co-located in the Dyadobacter chenwenxiniae genome:
- a CDS encoding 3-hydroxyacyl-CoA dehydrogenase — protein MKIKNVTVFGSGVLGAQIAFHTAYHGYDVTLFDIKEELLENAKLKLEQFKALYQQDIKAAPADLDAAVLRVNFTADLPESVKDADLTIEAIPESIQIKKDFYTRLALLAPAKTIFCTNSSTLLPSRFAAQTGRPNRFLALHFANYLWKNNVAEIMGHATTDPEIFEQVVAFAKTIGMLTIPIYKEQPGYVMNSLLVPWLIAGLDLYRNGVADAASIDKTWMKTLGADLGPMAMADLVGMTTAYNVTTSFAELTGEQLWKDRRDFLKENFIAKNKLGISTGEGFYSYPDPAYEDVDFLK, from the coding sequence ATGAAAATTAAAAATGTCACAGTATTTGGCTCCGGGGTACTGGGTGCCCAAATTGCTTTTCATACTGCTTATCACGGGTACGATGTCACATTGTTTGATATCAAGGAAGAACTACTTGAAAATGCGAAGTTAAAACTTGAGCAGTTTAAAGCGCTTTATCAGCAGGATATCAAAGCGGCCCCTGCTGATCTGGATGCCGCTGTATTAAGGGTAAATTTTACAGCGGATCTGCCCGAATCAGTGAAAGATGCGGACCTGACCATTGAAGCGATTCCAGAAAGCATTCAGATAAAAAAGGATTTTTACACCAGGCTTGCTCTACTGGCTCCGGCAAAAACCATTTTTTGTACCAACTCCTCTACGCTGCTGCCCAGTCGGTTTGCTGCTCAGACCGGCAGGCCGAACCGGTTTCTGGCGCTGCACTTTGCTAATTATCTGTGGAAGAACAATGTGGCTGAAATTATGGGACATGCTACAACTGATCCTGAAATTTTTGAGCAGGTTGTGGCATTCGCCAAAACAATTGGCATGCTGACCATACCGATCTATAAAGAACAGCCTGGCTATGTGATGAACTCACTTTTAGTGCCCTGGCTGATAGCAGGTCTGGACCTGTACCGAAATGGTGTTGCCGATGCCGCATCCATTGACAAGACCTGGATGAAAACACTGGGGGCGGATCTGGGGCCTATGGCGATGGCGGATCTTGTAGGAATGACCACCGCCTATAATGTGACAACATCCTTTGCAGAACTGACCGGCGAGCAGCTGTGGAAAGACAGGAGGGATTTTCTGAAAGAAAACTTCATTGCTAAAAACAAGCTGGGTATTTCTACGGGGGAAGGTTTTTACTCATACCCAGACCCGGCATATGAGGATGTGGATTTTTTAAAATAG
- a CDS encoding SDR family NAD(P)-dependent oxidoreductase: MKEYILLTGASSGIGYEMADQLAAKKWNLILVARTESKLQQMQAELTEKHGIKVEYFAADLSDVNAAISLHKAVKQAKFIVTHLVNNAGVGNYGHFTETSLEEELSMIQLNISSLVVLTKLFAQDMVSRKSGRIMNVGSVVSFLPMPYFSVYSATKAFVKAFSETLDAELDGTGVTVISLYPGTVDTGFTTTEMQSTNLHKTKPMHPKEVAIQGVDHLLKGNGKKVVGFQNWFNSKLPNFVPDRIMMKIKKGLASQR, translated from the coding sequence ATGAAAGAATACATACTGCTCACCGGGGCTTCATCCGGTATTGGCTATGAGATGGCCGATCAATTGGCTGCGAAAAAATGGAACCTGATATTGGTGGCCCGGACCGAATCCAAATTGCAGCAGATGCAAGCTGAGCTAACAGAAAAACATGGCATTAAAGTTGAGTATTTTGCTGCGGATCTATCTGATGTAAATGCTGCAATAAGCCTTCATAAAGCAGTGAAGCAGGCAAAGTTTATAGTAACCCACCTGGTCAACAATGCAGGTGTAGGCAACTATGGCCATTTTACAGAAACGTCTTTGGAAGAAGAATTGAGCATGATTCAGTTGAATATTTCCAGTCTGGTGGTACTGACCAAGCTTTTTGCACAAGATATGGTCAGCCGCAAGTCTGGCCGGATCATGAACGTAGGCTCTGTGGTCTCATTTTTACCAATGCCTTATTTTTCTGTTTATTCTGCTACCAAAGCTTTTGTAAAGGCATTTAGTGAAACGCTTGATGCCGAATTGGACGGGACTGGTGTTACCGTTATCTCGCTATATCCAGGCACGGTAGATACTGGCTTTACGACAACCGAAATGCAATCTACCAATCTTCACAAAACCAAACCCATGCACCCTAAAGAAGTGGCAATACAAGGTGTAGACCATCTATTAAAGGGAAATGGGAAAAAAGTAGTGGGTTTTCAAAACTGGTTTAACTCTAAACTTCCAAACTTCGTGCCTGATCGTATTATGATGAAGATTAAGAAGGGTTTGGCCAGTCAACGGTAA
- a CDS encoding PVC-type heme-binding CxxCH protein, which yields MSIFRRLLILLLYVYITGAHEQILAQKPKATAVKADTAKYDREYALEATMLGFFAPDGARNPTLKANKGDKVRIRITNGELMTHDIALEKLGIKSKVILEKGSSTSIHFVAAQSDTYFCSVPGHRAAGMVGSFEVVEGEVSEKTVAGQLPLKDGQPLNLNFETGTLKDWTATGDAFANPLFSEDPSPVHEKEMKIGFDGKYFLSSGGNTNYKLTGTLTSAPFKVSQPFAAFKVSGGALLDTRVELVLAGTDSVIYHITGQGRATLQPAVVDLKGYLNQEIFIRIIDNETGISQIPYIANDKWAHINFDEFLFYPSRPEFTNELKQNDIIILPPLDPVLNAGLSGEKAAAAMTPPAGFKVTLAASEPEVVKPIAFTIDAKGRLWVVEGHTYPVRAPEGQGRDRILILEDTNGDGTLDSKKVFAENLNLISGIEVGMGGVWLGSAPNLLFIPVDPKTDKPAGPEQILLDGWGLDDTHEVLNSFRWGPDGWLYGTHGVFTNSVVGKPGAPEGGRAKINGGVWRYHPTMHKFEVYAEGSSNPWGIDFNDYGHPFITVCVIPHMYHVIQGARYQRQAGKHFNPYTYDDIKTIGDHVHWLGERGPHAGNFRSAAAGGGHAHAGAMIYLGNSWPKEYRNEIFMNNINGARMNIDHFEKKGSGYVASHRPDFMAMNDSWSQWLNFKYDASGSVWAIDWYDKNQCHSPNPDVHDKTMGRIFKITHENDKWVKVDLTKASDMELVNYQLNDNDYYVRQARTILQERGANKKVHKALKEILAKNPDATRKLRALWTLHVTKGLEDKDLMDLLSNENEYIRSWSVQLLTEDKQVSPEALKKFVEMAQNDQSAMVRLYLASGMLRLEPAQRWDVVDALMQKEQDKDDHNLPLMVWYAAEPLAPLDMKRALQMAEKSKLPKILAYTVQRVAAIGTEDSKKVLKELNQKLGQSGSHEHHESQMLIGKALEEK from the coding sequence ATGTCCATCTTTCGAAGATTATTGATCCTGCTTCTTTACGTCTATATAACAGGTGCTCATGAGCAGATTTTAGCGCAGAAGCCAAAAGCCACAGCAGTCAAGGCGGACACCGCCAAATATGATCGGGAATATGCATTGGAAGCGACGATGCTGGGTTTTTTTGCACCTGACGGTGCGCGCAACCCCACGTTGAAAGCCAATAAAGGGGATAAGGTCCGCATCAGAATCACAAATGGTGAGCTGATGACACATGATATCGCTCTTGAGAAGCTGGGTATTAAGAGCAAGGTAATCCTGGAAAAGGGATCGAGTACAAGCATTCATTTTGTGGCAGCGCAAAGCGATACCTATTTCTGTTCGGTGCCGGGCCACCGTGCCGCGGGGATGGTGGGCAGTTTCGAGGTCGTGGAAGGAGAAGTTAGTGAGAAAACAGTCGCAGGCCAATTGCCCCTGAAAGACGGTCAGCCTTTGAACCTGAATTTTGAAACAGGCACATTGAAAGACTGGACGGCGACCGGCGATGCTTTTGCAAATCCATTGTTTAGTGAAGACCCTTCGCCGGTGCATGAAAAAGAAATGAAGATTGGTTTTGATGGAAAATATTTCCTGAGCAGCGGTGGAAATACAAATTACAAGCTGACCGGAACACTGACCTCCGCGCCATTCAAGGTAAGCCAACCTTTCGCTGCATTCAAAGTTTCCGGTGGCGCGTTGCTGGATACGCGCGTCGAGCTGGTTTTGGCGGGAACGGATAGCGTTATTTATCATATTACAGGTCAGGGGCGGGCGACTTTGCAGCCTGCTGTCGTAGATTTGAAGGGATATCTCAACCAGGAAATTTTTATCAGGATTATTGATAATGAGACGGGTATATCACAAATCCCTTACATAGCCAATGACAAATGGGCGCATATCAATTTCGACGAATTCCTGTTTTATCCCAGCCGCCCGGAGTTTACCAACGAATTAAAGCAAAATGATATCATCATTCTTCCACCACTGGATCCTGTTCTGAACGCGGGGCTTTCAGGTGAGAAAGCAGCGGCGGCTATGACGCCCCCGGCAGGTTTTAAAGTAACATTGGCTGCGTCGGAGCCGGAAGTTGTAAAGCCGATCGCGTTTACAATCGATGCAAAAGGTCGGCTTTGGGTTGTAGAGGGACATACTTATCCGGTCCGTGCGCCGGAAGGGCAGGGCAGGGACAGGATTTTGATCCTGGAAGACACAAATGGTGACGGAACATTGGATAGCAAGAAGGTTTTTGCTGAAAATCTTAACCTGATCAGCGGAATAGAAGTGGGAATGGGGGGAGTTTGGCTGGGCTCTGCGCCTAATTTGCTGTTTATTCCCGTTGATCCGAAGACAGACAAACCAGCCGGGCCAGAGCAAATATTGCTCGACGGCTGGGGCCTGGATGATACGCATGAGGTGCTAAACAGTTTCAGGTGGGGGCCGGATGGCTGGCTTTACGGAACACATGGCGTTTTTACCAATTCAGTTGTAGGAAAGCCGGGTGCGCCCGAAGGGGGCCGGGCGAAAATCAACGGCGGCGTGTGGCGGTATCACCCTACAATGCACAAATTTGAAGTTTATGCAGAAGGTTCAAGTAATCCCTGGGGCATTGATTTTAATGATTATGGGCACCCATTCATCACGGTTTGCGTAATCCCGCATATGTATCATGTGATCCAGGGGGCGCGTTACCAGCGCCAGGCTGGAAAGCACTTCAATCCATACACATATGATGATATCAAGACCATTGGCGATCACGTGCACTGGCTTGGTGAACGTGGTCCTCACGCAGGCAATTTCCGCTCGGCGGCGGCAGGTGGCGGACACGCTCATGCGGGTGCGATGATTTATCTGGGCAATAGCTGGCCAAAAGAATATCGCAACGAGATCTTTATGAACAACATCAATGGCGCACGGATGAACATTGATCATTTTGAGAAAAAGGGATCGGGTTATGTGGCTTCTCACAGACCGGATTTCATGGCCATGAATGATTCCTGGTCGCAGTGGCTGAATTTCAAATACGACGCGAGTGGTTCTGTCTGGGCTATTGACTGGTATGATAAAAACCAATGTCATAGTCCCAATCCCGATGTTCATGACAAAACCATGGGAAGGATTTTCAAAATCACACATGAAAACGACAAATGGGTGAAAGTGGATCTTACCAAGGCGTCTGACATGGAACTGGTTAATTATCAGTTGAATGATAATGATTATTACGTAAGACAAGCCCGCACGATTCTGCAGGAACGCGGTGCAAACAAAAAAGTGCACAAAGCATTAAAGGAAATCCTGGCTAAAAACCCCGATGCAACGCGCAAGCTGCGTGCATTGTGGACCTTGCATGTAACAAAGGGTTTGGAGGACAAAGATTTGATGGATCTGCTGTCAAATGAAAACGAATACATCAGAAGCTGGTCGGTTCAATTGCTTACGGAAGACAAACAAGTTTCGCCGGAAGCATTGAAAAAGTTCGTAGAAATGGCTCAGAACGACCAATCGGCCATGGTAAGGCTTTATCTGGCATCGGGAATGCTTCGGCTGGAACCCGCGCAACGTTGGGATGTGGTGGATGCATTAATGCAAAAAGAACAGGATAAGGATGATCATAACCTGCCATTAATGGTCTGGTACGCGGCCGAACCTTTGGCTCCATTAGATATGAAACGCGCGTTGCAAATGGCAGAAAAATCAAAATTGCCGAAAATCCTTGCTTACACTGTTCAGCGCGTTGCGGCGATTGGAACCGAAGATTCTAAAAAGGTTTTGAAGGAATTGAATCAAAAGCTGGGTCAAAGTGGCTCGCATGAGCATCACGAAAGCCAAATGCTGATCGGAAAAGCACTTGAGGAGAAGTAG
- a CDS encoding TetR/AcrR family transcriptional regulator, whose product MGIAERKVRKHNATRKLILGTALDLYLQEGLENTTIRKIAQKIEYSPTAIYLHYQSKNGILYDMQKIAFDFLFKYLSANQVQESPYLRLKKFGKAYIDFGLKYPKYYDLMFILRSPMEGVQEDQPFKNCRETYAFMLGIMTDCISTGEVKYTDPQTALLQYWAILHGLTSLNINNRLSVIATDEWQTTDFIYQAWEVYISSVQA is encoded by the coding sequence ATGGGAATAGCAGAACGTAAAGTAAGAAAGCATAACGCAACAAGAAAGTTGATTCTTGGCACTGCTCTTGATTTATATTTACAGGAAGGCTTGGAGAACACAACGATTCGTAAAATTGCCCAGAAGATAGAATATAGTCCCACAGCGATCTATCTTCATTATCAAAGTAAAAATGGAATTCTCTACGACATGCAAAAAATTGCATTTGATTTTTTGTTCAAATATTTAAGTGCAAACCAGGTACAGGAAAGTCCATATCTAAGGCTGAAAAAATTCGGGAAGGCCTATATTGATTTTGGTTTAAAGTATCCAAAATATTATGACCTGATGTTTATACTCCGTTCGCCCATGGAAGGGGTTCAAGAAGATCAGCCTTTTAAAAATTGTCGAGAAACTTATGCGTTCATGCTGGGCATAATGACTGATTGTATATCAACAGGTGAGGTTAAATATACCGATCCACAGACGGCATTATTACAATACTGGGCAATTTTGCATGGACTGACATCGCTAAATATCAACAACCGGCTATCGGTGATTGCTACTGACGAATGGCAAACCACTGATTTTATCTATCAGGCTTGGGAGGTTTATATCAGCAGTGTGCAAGCTTAA
- a CDS encoding iron chaperone: protein MPSTKPKTIDEYISNFPPEVRQALQEIRETVRKVAPDAEETISYDMPTFNLNGSYLIYFAAWKKHIALYPVSATLAASLKDDLSGYKGTKGSVHFPLDKRMPLELIEKIVTWRLEENSKS, encoded by the coding sequence ATGCCTTCCACAAAACCCAAAACAATCGACGAATACATTTCTAATTTCCCGCCGGAAGTTCGGCAGGCATTGCAGGAAATTCGGGAAACGGTTCGAAAAGTTGCTCCTGACGCGGAGGAGACCATTTCGTATGATATGCCGACATTCAATTTGAACGGTTCATACCTGATTTATTTCGCGGCCTGGAAAAAACACATTGCATTGTATCCGGTTTCTGCGACACTCGCAGCTTCATTAAAAGACGATCTTTCCGGCTACAAAGGGACAAAGGGTTCCGTCCATTTTCCGCTCGATAAGCGGATGCCGCTCGAACTGATCGAAAAAATTGTTACATGGCGGCTTGAAGAAAACAGCAAGTCCTGA